The genomic segment atgcaacacactttgaaaggcgtGACCAAAGTTGATCAACATCTTGACAAAAGTGTTCAACTGGAACACGCTCAAGCAAATGAATACCAAGTTAAAAACACCTGGGAACTTTGATTTTGGAAATATTCGATTTCAGCGTGTTCAAGGCAAGTGGGATGAGCTCCGACTAGGACAAACCGTTTTAAACTGTCAAtcaacttggaattccaagttagGAACTCGGCCTCTTTCTAAAGCTCTGACTTTCATACCTAACAACTACCTCataacaactacctcttcccctactgtatttatttattttatttactttcgatcctttgcaccccattatttatttctactttgcactttcttctactacaaatctaccattccagtgttttaattgctatattgtatttactttgccaccatggccttttttgcctttacctctcttatctcacctcatttgctcacattgtatatagacttattttgtttttactccatgtgtaactctgttgttgtatgttgtcgaactgctttgctttatcttggccaggtcgcaattgtaaatgagaacttgttctcaacttgcctacctggtgaaataaaaaataaataaaaaaatacctgaAGTTCACTAACATCattaattgattaattaattttttttcagagttcccagttgttttgaaagcaccattcAGTGTGttttagaatttaaaaaaaatatatatatattctttgttctttactgacttgcctagttaaataagttcttgtttacaatgacggcctacaccgacaAAACCCTGAcggcactgggccaattgtgcactgccctatgggattccaatcacagctggttgtgatgtagcctggaattgaaccagagtgtctgtagtgatgcctctagcactgagatgcagtgccttagactgctgctccactgGGGAGCCCCAGTCAACAGACAACTGACAACTCTGAAAAAACAAGCTCTGATTACAATAAATACAGAAACCCAAGCCTCTttctcttttttgttgttgatgtagtTGCTAAGGATGCCAGTCTTGGAGGAACATATGAAGGAGCAGAGCCCATGGGTCTCCTGTGGAGTATGCAGCCTGTTCCAGGCAGTCGGACAGGCCTCAGGTAACACACCAATGCAATTCAATATTTGGGTTCAATTCTACATAGGATAACCAGATAATTTAGGGTGACCAGGCCCGGCTGGACAAGTCAAataaactctctctgtctctcaggttgAGAAAGATGGATGTCCTCACTCCTATGGTGGTACACATCTCTGTGTACAGTGGGCACATGACTGAGGGCTTCAGCAAGCAGTCTCCCCTAGCGACCGTTTTCACAGAACGATGGTACATGGCACCGGGTGTGTGCAGAATTGACATCAGGGAACATGGAGTCCGAGGGACCCTCTTTTTACCCCCAGGTCCTGGACCCTTCCCTGGGGTGTTGGATAtgtggggagggggtggggggctggTGGAGTACCGCTCCTGCCTCCTGGCGTCACAGGGTTTTGTTTCCATGGCGCTAGAGTACCTTTCCCATGACAAGAACAGAACCTCAGACATCGACTTTAAAACCTACTTTGAGGTGATTCtcatactgtgtgtgtgcctaCAAGGTTGTGCATGTCTTAATGTTCAGAAATGGCCCTGAGAGGGCATAGTCCTGCTGTGACCATTTACCCAGACTCACTGTTATATTACATCACTTCACATTATATTACATCACATTGCATCTGCTACATTGGATCCTACATTGTATCCTTATCACTTGAACTTGAGTTCTATCTCTCTTGTTATGTAGAAAGCGTTCAGGATTGTGCAGGAGCACCCCCTGGTGATGAAGGACAGAGTTGCTCTGTTTGGGCTCTCCTTTGGGGTGTCAGTCGCCCTCACCTTGGTAGCCTACTCCAAAGTCATCAGCGTGAGTCTCGCTCCCActctcctctttttcctccagTTTGGAGCTTTGTATTTATAGAGTGAATTCAGATTCAGAAAGCTATTGTCCCAACACTGACCATGTGTATAAGCTTATGAGTTTGTTCAGTGTGTAACAATAAATCCTGTTTATTCCAGCCCAGatgctgtgtgtgtatcagtgggaGTCACGTCAACCCGGTCAACAAGGCTATCGGTGAAGTGTTTAGAAAGATGAAGGAGTGAGTGGGATGTGGCTGAAAAATAAACCCAAATCTCTTCAAAGTGAAGGTGTAAGGTACCGTGATTATGAAGCTTGTGACATACAGTTCGAATAAAGAAATATAGactaaaaacataattatttattGCCAGGGATGGGTATAAGACCCAATTTGATGAAGAGGGCCGTGTGGTCTGGAGAGACATCATTCTGCCCATCCCAACCGACCTTGGAGAGAAAGTGGATgtaagtcaacacacacacaaacacacacacagtgggtttGTTTACTCATTGCCCTGTCTTCTGACAGATGGGGAGGATAAAGTGTCCATTGATGTTGGTCGTCGGGGAGGATGATCAGAACTGGGCCACAGTGGAGTCTGCCAAGGACGTGAGTACACACAAACATGATTACAACCTTCCTATGAAATCAATAATTGAGATTGACGCTGAATGTGACCTCTGACCTGCAGATGACCCAGATGATGCGTGCAGCGGGTAACGAGCACCTACTGACCATTCTACAATACCCTGATGCTGGACACCTCATTGAGCCGCCCTACACACCCCACTTCAGAGCCAGCAACTTCATAGTGCCTCAAACACAACAGAAAGGTTCTGTACACACACAAAGCTCACACCTATAGTATACACACCTGAACTAAGATATATGTATAACCAATTCTTTACTCCCAATGTAACTAATGATTGTGTGTTGTAGTGATCATGTTGTGGGGAGGGTACCCCAAGCCGCATGCCGATGCTCAGGAAGACTGTTGGGAAAAGAGCCTTAGCTTCCTACGGCAACACCTGTACCCCAGCCCTGACTCTGTCCCTAAGGCCAAGCTGTGATGTCACACCCGAGGAGCATCAAGGACCTAGTATGATTCACTAAGCTATAACTGTTAAAATACATTAACACTTAAAATATGATCAAGTCTAAGTCTTTGGGGGGGGGAGATGggagggttctactaagctaacatggaATTGTTTTGGTCATACCATAGATAATTtaactatttgatttagaattgtaCGACTCCTTTAAGCCAGGTGTATGTTACACGATTTTGGCCCCGATTTAGCTGTCCCAGACAAGTTTTTGAAATTGTCGTTGCCTACTCGAGGCGTTTGGCCGTCACAACGCTCATTTAATGTGAGCAGGTCAGATACGCAATCTGAGGGCAATCAATGTTTGATTTTATCGGCACAATCTGCAGTGCCAGTGAGATGATGATATTTCTCATAACCCAGAATGtgagctactactactactactactactacaacaactactccTAGTATGAGTTTTTACTTGCCTTTAACCAAAGTGTCAAATCGGTGCAACTCTGAAGTTCACAAGCAATGTTATTCAATTCAAAATGTTTGCTAGATATTTCGAGTCAGTATGGCAAGCGTGAGTGTCTGACTGAAAACGTTTGAGGCTGCTTTGAGCCACAGCTCGTTGTAGCTATGTTAACAATCTAATCACATAATTATTTTCGCGAGACAGCGTGGTATTGAGAATCCTAACGACCAAGTGAAGAATCTTGTAGTGAGTGACCCCTGTCTTTGCCATGTCGTTTAGTGTGCGCACCACTACATTGTCAAGACAAAAAAACGTCAGGAAAGATGGTTGTTTAATGTGAGAGGCTCAGCGATGTTAGGATTTGGAAAGTTGTGTAGTGTACATCTGGTTTTaggtattatttaaaaaatgtattacttaaaatattgagtttggcctttactactataacccatagaaacgcattgaataacacattcataaatggcaaaaaagacagtccaaaaatgtatcataaggaatacgatttttttgtgagaagaccaattttcgagATGTCTCGGCCTGACAAACGCCTCAGATGTGGaatgtctgtcacgtcctgaccagtagagggagtatttgttattgtagtttggtcaggacgtggcagagggtatttgttttatgtggtccgggggttgtgtgtattgtagaggggtgttttatttatgtgttccagggttttgggtgtatgttctagtTATTGGTATTCTACGGTTTTCtggtttgtgtatttctttgttgtctgtgtggctctcgatcaggaacagctgtacttcgttgttcctgattgagagtcatatataaggagcttgttttcacctggggttttgtgggtagttgtatttcgcactgctgtgagtattagcctgtgaaactgtcggtctgtcttgTTCTTCGGTGTTCACATTTAGTTAATAAAATATAATGATTCACATGCAACCCACTgtgccttggtcctctctacccaacgacacccgtgacaatgtCGACATAGGCGggtgcggtggattgagacacagcctatgaaaaaaaaaaataacatatttaATCTTAAACTGACAGGATTTTGGTGGAGattattattatgttacttagattgacgcacggGTGCATCAATATACTCTTAAGGATTAATATGTGTGAAAAGACAgtcatcagaccagtggacacAGCTGTACAACATAAATTGAGGGCTGATGAGTGTCCACAGTAATGGGTCGGAGTCTCTCATTCACTGAACTGCATGAGTTTCAACCTGCCAATAGTGTTAACACCTGTGCCTGAAACCTAACTGCCATAGTACACAGATGATTGATTCTATTTTTTGATTCATTAGGAAATGTGTTGTCTATGATGTTTATAATAAATCAGAAGAAGAATATGAACAATATCTGTTATTGAGCGCATGAGAGAGCTATTTGGTCATTCTTTTGCAGTTCTTCAATATATCACACGAGGATGATGAATGCACATAGCACGTGTAGTGGTGGGCAACGGATGAGTCCTGGGCCTGTATTCCAACATCTGAGTAGGACTGTTGATCTTGGACAAGGATGTCCCTGTCCATgttatcttattcattatgatcagaAAGCCAGAACTGATTCCTTTTTGCaatatggaaggagagagagggatagtgtggagggatggaaggagagagtgtggagggatggaaggagagagtgtggagtgagaaggagggatggaaggagagagggatagtgtggagggatggaaggagagagggatagtgtggagggatggaaggagagagtgtggagggatggaaggagagagtgtggagggagaaggagggatggaaggagagagggattgtGTGGAGGGTCTGTTTGTCATCTGGATTGTTTTGCTCTTTACCGCTCAACCCTTTGACCCTTCCATTTCTACCTCTGATTCAGGTTCAAAGGGGAATAGGAAATAGGGAAGTTCAATGCTGACATAAGACCAGTGTATTGCCTATATTCCCTTCACTGTACATCAATTGAAAATTGTTATCTGACCAATTGTGGTACTGTTACAGAGGGTTACTATAGTGTGTGGTTATGGTATGTGTGTAGGCCGAAGGCCAGGCCATATAGAGGATTTGGCTTTGACAGAGAGCAGGGCCGATCTGTTTGCACAGATTTAGTGCTTAACAGCTCACCTGACTAACAGCTACCAGCTCCTCCATGAGCTAATACAGTCTCGCTCTAAATTCAAAAGTCACTAAAAAGCCATGCAATAAAACAAACACGAGAGCGcgggtgcacacacacaaacacacacacacagacattgttCCAGAGTGATGATAAACTTAATTGGGGCCATACTTGCGAACATTAAACAGTTTAAATTGAAAGTTTCTCCGTCTCAAAATGCACATTAGCCTATTTAAGTATTTGATTAACTTGCACGTGATAGAACGCTACATTGTAGCTGGtcccatcagataacctggcacaCGTTAGCCCTATGCTAACCTCCACCAGATGAGTGATTATTTCCTGTAACAATGTTCCCATCAGGCTGTCAAAGATCTTAGACTTCATATCCACCGACCAATGGCATTTCTTAAAATAAGTCAACCATGGTCACTAGTGGGATATTTTTAAAAGGTCCAATGAAGCTGTTTATATCGCtatcaaaaaatgtctgctgAATAAtttagtaccttactgtgattgttttcaattaaaatcagTGTTGTGGATTTATGGACGCCAAGGGAAGCTAGTCTTCCCCAAATATTTgacttatacattttttttaaatatctttCGTCTct from the Salmo salar chromosome ssa17, Ssal_v3.1, whole genome shotgun sequence genome contains:
- the acot5 gene encoding acyl-coenzyme A thioesterase 5 isoform X1; the encoded protein is MPLTVVIIKHYQTQCKSLSNSVCLSTMVGTFPLLSVQPTRGLVDEKIQVVVRNLPPALSVTLHSLHRSEDKDLWEAFGHYTSDGQGTVTVAKDASLGGTYEGAEPMGLLWSMQPVPGSRTGLRLRKMDVLTPMVVHISVYSGHMTEGFSKQSPLATVFTERWYMAPGVCRIDIREHGVRGTLFLPPGPGPFPGVLDMWGGGGGLVEYRSCLLASQGFVSMALEYLSHDKNRTSDIDFKTYFEKAFRIVQEHPLVMKDRVALFGLSFGVSVALTLVAYSKVISPRCCVCISGSHVNPVNKAIGEVFRKMKEDGYKTQFDEEGRVVWRDIILPIPTDLGEKVDMGRIKCPLMLVVGEDDQNWATVESAKDMTQMMRAAGNEHLLTILQYPDAGHLIEPPYTPHFRASNFIVPQTQQKVIMLWGGYPKPHADAQEDCWEKSLSFLRQHLYPSPDSVPKAKL
- the acot5 gene encoding acyl-coenzyme A thioesterase 5 isoform X2, encoding MVGTFPLLSVQPTRGLVDEKIQVVVRNLPPALSVTLHSLHRSEDKDLWEAFGHYTSDGQGTVTVAKDASLGGTYEGAEPMGLLWSMQPVPGSRTGLRLRKMDVLTPMVVHISVYSGHMTEGFSKQSPLATVFTERWYMAPGVCRIDIREHGVRGTLFLPPGPGPFPGVLDMWGGGGGLVEYRSCLLASQGFVSMALEYLSHDKNRTSDIDFKTYFEKAFRIVQEHPLVMKDRVALFGLSFGVSVALTLVAYSKVISPRCCVCISGSHVNPVNKAIGEVFRKMKEDGYKTQFDEEGRVVWRDIILPIPTDLGEKVDMGRIKCPLMLVVGEDDQNWATVESAKDMTQMMRAAGNEHLLTILQYPDAGHLIEPPYTPHFRASNFIVPQTQQKVIMLWGGYPKPHADAQEDCWEKSLSFLRQHLYPSPDSVPKAKL